The Dehalobacter sp. DCM sequence TCGCTGATTTTCCGGATCACTTCACTGGAGCCAAGGAAATTTCTGAATTTTTGCGTATGGTCGATGGATGTAGAATTGAAAATGATGTGATTGTGGATATGGGCATGATCGGTATGTGTGGCGACAATAAATTGATACTTGCCTTTGGTAAAGCTCATGGCCAGCTCATAGCCGATCTCCTGTGCCCTCTCTGGGGTGATCTCACCTGGCTTGAAGGACTGCCGGATCTGATAGAGCACGATGTCGCTCTTCTTCTCTTCACTGCGTCCAATGTAGGTCTCATATTCTTTTTTGCAAAGCAGCATCTCTCCAGCAGCGGTTTCCGGTTCACAGCCATAGGCTTTGACGAGCTGTCCGCTGTTGGTTTTTTCTGGATTGATGGCATAGGAAAGGCGCTCATGCACCGTATGGGCCACGGTCTGACCTTTGATAACGTGCATGGGGATTAATCTCGTGGTTGCCACAGCGGACACCTCCTTCCAAAAGAAAAAGGCGCAGCAGATTGCTCCACCGCGCCCTTCACAGGATTATACTTTATCTTCTTAAATAGCTTTCAGGGAATCATTAAATACGCCAAGCAGTTCTACCAGGAATGCTGCGATCAGCGGCAGTCCGAAGGGACTGATCAGCCAGGCCAGGCCCATCAATTTCAGACCTTCCGGGACATCCTGCAGCAGGACTATGGTTCCTAGTGCGATGGCAAAGCAGACAAAAGCCACGATCCCCAGCACCATGGTAGACAGCTGACACAGCAAACGGCAGGCTGCAACAAGGATTGTTAAAGCCAGTGTGATTGGGAATAAGAACAACTTCATGAGAAATCTCATGCTGCACACCTCCGATCATTAGAGAATTTTCTTCTACCCTGATCGTAGCAAGGAATCCAAATATCGTCCATGTTGTCGAAAAAATTTTTAATCTATGGTGGAAAGGCGGGTCATGATCTGGTCCGCCTTTTCCCATACGCTCTTCAAACTGCTCTGGACATCCTCAATATCGGCTTCATAGATGCGTCCGGTCTCATGAGCCCGCTTGGCGTATTGATTCAGATTGTTGCTGCTTCTTCGAAGGAGCGATACCAGTTCAGAAATATCGGAGAGGTCCAGGCGGACTACATAGCCGTCAATGGCCATCTTCCTGATGTAAGCCCCCATGTTTTTTGTCCCTAACTGGCGCATCTTTTCTTCGATCAGCGCTTTTTCACGCTCATTGACCATGATAATAATGGGGATCTGACGCTTTCTGTTTGCCAAATTATCACCTCCACAAGTACCCACCACCCTTCTGCAGCAGATGCTCTGCTTTAGTCGTCTTCTTCTTTGTAGTCGGGAACCAGGATCAACTCTCCATATTCCTGATCACTCATGGCCGTCAGCTTCTTCAAGGCACTTTGGATAAGTTCGGAGAGTTCCGCGTCGTCAGGGGCAAGCTCCAGGTCGATTTTTTCAAGTCCTGCAATCAGACCGGACCGGGTGCCGGTATCATAAATACACATGAGGTTAAGCTCTTCAATACTGAATCTATCCATCTTTATCTCTCCATTTCTGCAGTTTTGTGAGGCGGCGTTTTGCTGAGCTCTGGTTTTTCAGAAGACTTTTTCAGCCGCTGCTTTACCGATTCCTTCTGTGGCTTTTTCTCTTCACGACCTTCGACAGCCTCTCTGGTCTTATCCGAATCTTTGGTAGGGACGTTATTGATCAGTCCATCAAATTGATTGTCATTTTGCTCCACCGTATCCTCGATGCTCCGCAAGGAGTTGATGGGTTTGATGAACTCCGGCACTTCCTTGAAGCCGATGGCATCCACATAATGAGCCGTGTAGTCACCGTGTTGCTTCAAGACAATGACATCGCTCATGGATAGGCTATGCCCTGTGAAGTCCTTGGGTCGGTCTTCATTGAACTTTTCATAGATGTCGTTCAGCGTCCCGTTTGTGTCCGAAGCCGCCTCAAAATGACCGGTATAGGTCAGATCATAATTCTTATAGTCCACAGTCAGACCAAGCTTCTGCAGGTGATACAGGCTCTCAAATTGATGGTTTCGCAGATTCTCATCGTTTCTCAGCTGATAGACGGCATAGGTGTCATCCGGACCTGTGAGGAATTCCACCTCCTGCAGGCGAGGAGAAGGATTCTCATCAGTCTCCGTCTTTTCGTTTTGCTTTTCTATGTCAGCTGCAGAAATCCCGCGCTCCTGGGTGATTTCCTTAAAATGGCGGTCGATGTCATCGATTAGCTCTGCTGAAGTCTTGCTGATGGTCTCCAGGGAAGCCTTCAGTTCAGGCAGATCCTTGTCCTTGCTCCAGGCAGCGATGTAACCAAAGCTGTTTTCGTCGGTTGCAATGCCATAATAGGCGCATACTGCAAAGGAAACACTTTCTGCCTCCACTTCTTCAGTTCTTCGATCCTTGGGTTTATCCGGTGCTTTCTCATCTTCTCTGTGATTCTTTTCCTGGTCAGGCTTCAGATTATGAAGCTTGGCGTGGGCGATCTCATGGATAGCCGCAGAGACTGTCTGGATCTCGCTCATGTCTTCCCGAATGGCAATCTTTTGCCTGTCCTGGCTAAAATAGCCGTCGGTGCTGGCAGACATGGCTTCAAAGAAGATGGGAACCGGGGAGGATCGCTTCAGAGCCTCCATGAAGACATCATATTGCTTGACATCGCCCGTCAAAGTACTCGCCAGCTGGGGAAGGGGCTTCCCGTCTGTCTGGGAGACATCAAAGACAGAGACGACCCGGAAACGGGGGATCTTGATCTCCACTTCCTCCGTCAGTGTCTTGCCAGTGACATCCCGCAGGGGTTTCTGAGTAACAGGATCAAGCTTTTCAACTTCCTTTTTCGTTTTGACAGGGGCTGGGGCAATGATGCGGATGCCTTTTTCACCCTTCAGGACATTGCGCTGGAACTGATCCTGCCAGCGATTATATCCAGCCACTAGTGTGGCATCTGGTTTTTGCATGGCAATCAGGATCGTATTATTCAGGGAATAATGATGGAACCTTGACATGGTACGCAGGTAGTCTTGGTATTTGTCGCCGCTGAAGAAATCACGGATGCCTTGTTCCAGTTTGTCCGTGATTTCCTTGAGGCCATCCTTGATGTTTTTCCCGGATGTCGCCTGAGCTGAGGATTCCCTGACAGCTTCCTTTTGGCCGTAAGCTGCGGGTGCTTCCAGCACGCCGTGGGCCTGGAAGGAGTAGTGATCCTGCTGATTGATCCCATTGATGATCAGGTGGTCCAGCACCTGGATGCCCAAAAGATTGCCCGTTTCCTTCAGTCTTTTCGTCACGGTGAGGTCTTCGGCGCTTGGCGTCAGATCACCGGATGGGTGGTTATGACAAAGGATTACCGCATTAGCCTTATTGACGATGGCATTTCGGAAGACCTCTCTGGGATGGACAATGGAACTGTTGATGGTCCCCAGGGATACGACCTCATGGTCGATGACGCGGTTTTTGGTATTGAGGAAGGCCACGACAAAGGCTTCTTTGTCATGGACCTGATCCATCACCGAGCGAAAGAAGGCCGCTGCCGCATCTGGTGAATTAATGACCGGGTTTTTCGAGTTGATACCGCTGCTCATGCGGTAAAGATCCAGAAAGGCCTGATGCTTTTCCCGCTGAGCTGGCGTGCTTAAAAGCTGTGTGGCATTCTCCACCAAAGCGCCGATGCCTTTTCTCTGGGCGTATTCAAGCGCGTCATCCTCCTTGACGCCGATGATACGGGCAAAGGCCTGGACATAGCGAAGTTCATCCGTGTTGTTCATCGCTATCCACCTCCAGCTCGGCCATCATCTCAACTAAGAGAAACAGATCTCCCAGTTTGTCGGCATCTTCCGGCGTTGAAACGTATTCTTCCGGATTCTCCCAGATCTCCAGCAGATTATCCGTGCTCACCTCAATGCCGAGGAGAGCCCTGATCCGTTCTTTGACATTCATGATTTTTCCATCCTTTCCTTGGATTTTGTCGATGTTTTGTGCTTATCCTTGGTTTCACCGGGCGAGAATTCCAGCCTGAAATTGACGTACTTGCCGCCGGTATCCTCCATGATGATTCGGGCATCATAGGTCTTTTGCGTCTTGGGCGAATACAGGTTTTTCATCAGGATGCTGCCTTCCTGAAGAAGAGCAGCAGCTACCTCGCGAGTCAGGACTTTTTTCTTGTCCTTGAAGAAACGATTCTCTTTCCACAGAGCGAATGTACAGGTTTTGTTCTGGCAGAAAAAGCGACGTTCCCCTTCCAGCACCTGATCTCCGCAACGGGGGCAGGAACCGATGCTTTCCGGATTTAAGGCCAGCTCGCCGGGGGCTTCAGAGACCGCCCGATAGGTTCCGACCAGATCTTTCAGGTGCTGAGAGATCTCCGTCATGAAGATTTCAGGAGAGAGCTGTCCCTTTTCGATGCGCTTCAGCTTTTCCTCCCATTCCGCCGTCATCTGTGGGGATTTGATCTGCTCCGGCAGGATCGTGGCCAGAGCAATTCCCTTATGGGTGGGCTGCAAGGTCTTGAGCTTTTTGTCGCCGTGGCGTTCCACTAGCTCAGTCTTGATCAGCTTTTCCAGGATGCCTGCCCGTGTGGCCGGAGTCCCCAGACCTTTTCGCTCAGCATCCTCTGGAAGGTCCTCCAGGCCAGCATTCTCCATGGCAGAGAGCAGCGTATCCTCGGTAAACAGCTTGGGCGGGGTGGTTTTTCCCTCCTCCAGCCGGACGGAAACCGAATCAAAGTGCTGATCCTTTTCCAGTCTGGGCAGCGGGGTTTCTGCTTTCTTTTCCGTTTTTCGAGTGGTAATCGTGCTGCGATAATGCTCCTCCACAGACTTCCAGCCCGACTGCAGGATCGTCTTTCCCTTGGCGGTGAATTGTTGGCCAGAGCAGTCCAGCGCAACCGTCGTTTCAGAATAGCGATGAGCTTCTCCAGCAGCTGTGATGAGGCGGATAGCCAGTAGCTTTAAGAGCTCCTGCTCGCCCTTGGGCAGACTCTCCAGGATATTTTCCTTCAGTGCATGGGTCGGGATGATGGCGTGATGGTCGCTGACCTTGGAATCATTCAGCAATTGCTTTAGATCCGTCGAATATCCCTTCGTCAATTTCTCTGGCAAAAGGAAAAGTGCTGACTGAATGACGTCTGCAGTGGACTGCGCCATGTCAGCCGTCAGGTAGCGGCTGTCGGTTCGGGGATAGGTGATGAGCTTTTTTTCATAGAGGCTTTGGGCATAATCTAGCGTTTGCTGGGCCGTGTAGCCAAGAAGTCGGTTGGCTTCCCGCTGCAGGGTGGTCAGATCATAGAGCTTAGGCGGTTTTTCCGCCTTCTCCTGGGTCCTTACTTCAGTGACTGCGGCGGACTTTCCATGGCATTGAGCCAGGAGTTTTTCAGCCTCGGCCTTGATCTTCAGCTTTTCACTGGCTGCCTCAAAACCGGGGAGTTTCAGTACAACGGTGTAGAATGGCTCGGATCTGAAATCCTGAATGGCGGACCAGCGATCCACGATCATGGACAGCGTGGGAGACATGACGCGTCCAACATTAAGGGTCTGACGATACAAAACAGAAAAGAGTCTCGTTGCGTTGATTCCAATCAGCCAATCCGCCTGTGCCCGACAGAGGGCAGATTGATAGAGCGGATCATATTCCTGGCTGGGCTTTAGTTTCTTGAAACCTTCGCTGATGGCCTGATCCTCCATGGAGCTAATCCATAGGCGCTTCACCGGTTTCTGACATCCCGCCTGGCGATAGACCAGACGGAAGATCAGTTCCCCTTCACGTCCGGCATCCGTGGCGCAGATGATCTCCGTCACTCGGGCTTCACCCAGCAGGCTTTTCAGGATTTTGAATTGCTTTTGCTTGTCCTTGGGTATCTGGTATTTCCATGGCTCCGGAAGGATCGGCAGATCCTCGAAGCGCCATTTGCCAAAGCGCTCGTCGTAGACATCTGCCGGTGAGAGTTCCACAAGATGGCCGACGCACCAGGAAACCAGGACATCCGTTCCTTCCAGATAGCCGTCCTTTCGGTTGTTTGCTCCCAGCACAGAGGCAATAGACTGGGCCACACTTGGTTTTTCTGCGATCACCAGTCTCATTTGTCCACCTTCCTTTTCTTGTGGGGGAGGATCAGCTCACGGTAACAGACACCAGTACAGCAGTTTCCCTGCAGGTAGCTGCAGCCATGGCAGGGATGGGTCTTGGGCAAGACAGGAGAGAGCTTCTCCTGCCGCTGCCGGGGCTTTTGCTTCATCAGTCGTTCAAAGGGACTGTCCGTAAAATGCGTCATTCGTCATCACGCTCCGATTCGAAAGCTTCCTGATCCTCTTCAACTAGCAGTTTTTCTTCATAGTCGTCATCATCAAAGCTGTACTCATCCAGATGGCTGCTTCCCTTGACGCTTGGCTTGGGCTTTCTCAGCTTGAAGTACCACAGTCCGCCGCCGCCCAGAAGAATCAGAAGGACCACGACGATCGGTAAAGGATTCATGATTTTTGCAGGTACGGGTTCCTCGACTTCCGTTTCTGGCTCCGGTGTAGGTTCGGGTTCCGGCTCGGGAACGGTTGGA is a genomic window containing:
- a CDS encoding CD1845 family protein, coding for MRFLMKLFLFPITLALTILVAACRLLCQLSTMVLGIVAFVCFAIALGTIVLLQDVPEGLKLMGLAWLISPFGLPLIAAFLVELLGVFNDSLKAI
- a CDS encoding plasmid mobilization protein, coding for MVNEREKALIEEKMRQLGTKNMGAYIRKMAIDGYVVRLDLSDISELVSLLRRSSNNLNQYAKRAHETGRIYEADIEDVQSSLKSVWEKADQIMTRLSTID
- a CDS encoding transposon-transfer assisting family protein; translated protein: MDRFSIEELNLMCIYDTGTRSGLIAGLEKIDLELAPDDAELSELIQSALKKLTAMSDQEYGELILVPDYKEEDD
- a CDS encoding YodL domain-containing protein encodes the protein MEFLTGPDDTYAVYQLRNDENLRNHQFESLYHLQKLGLTVDYKNYDLTYTGHFEAASDTNGTLNDIYEKFNEDRPKDFTGHSLSMSDVIVLKQHGDYTAHYVDAIGFKEVPEFIKPINSLRSIEDTVEQNDNQFDGLINNVPTKDSDKTREAVEGREEKKPQKESVKQRLKKSSEKPELSKTPPHKTAEMER
- a CDS encoding DNA topoisomerase 3; its protein translation is MRLVIAEKPSVAQSIASVLGANNRKDGYLEGTDVLVSWCVGHLVELSPADVYDERFGKWRFEDLPILPEPWKYQIPKDKQKQFKILKSLLGEARVTEIICATDAGREGELIFRLVYRQAGCQKPVKRLWISSMEDQAISEGFKKLKPSQEYDPLYQSALCRAQADWLIGINATRLFSVLYRQTLNVGRVMSPTLSMIVDRWSAIQDFRSEPFYTVVLKLPGFEAASEKLKIKAEAEKLLAQCHGKSAAVTEVRTQEKAEKPPKLYDLTTLQREANRLLGYTAQQTLDYAQSLYEKKLITYPRTDSRYLTADMAQSTADVIQSALFLLPEKLTKGYSTDLKQLLNDSKVSDHHAIIPTHALKENILESLPKGEQELLKLLAIRLITAAGEAHRYSETTVALDCSGQQFTAKGKTILQSGWKSVEEHYRSTITTRKTEKKAETPLPRLEKDQHFDSVSVRLEEGKTTPPKLFTEDTLLSAMENAGLEDLPEDAERKGLGTPATRAGILEKLIKTELVERHGDKKLKTLQPTHKGIALATILPEQIKSPQMTAEWEEKLKRIEKGQLSPEIFMTEISQHLKDLVGTYRAVSEAPGELALNPESIGSCPRCGDQVLEGERRFFCQNKTCTFALWKENRFFKDKKKVLTREVAAALLQEGSILMKNLYSPKTQKTYDARIIMEDTGGKYVNFRLEFSPGETKDKHKTSTKSKERMEKS